In Physeter macrocephalus isolate SW-GA chromosome 2, ASM283717v5, whole genome shotgun sequence, a single window of DNA contains:
- the CD209 gene encoding CD209 antigen, with the protein MAEMCNPKEPSGSEEETFGGQGLAERHPGLLRSLRSSPGCLTRNPLPPLLLFISLGFFMLQLTTLVQVSRIQFLQRDLGDHHAENNSLDEGLDAGFRSPLPPVDGAQVQMQSNLEEILQHLTWMNATLGGLCHPCPWNWELFQGRCYLFSWTQTDWKSAVSACQDIGARMVIIKSPEEQKFLKIWYVRYNKPSWIGLSDHHNEGSWKWVDNSPLQLSFWKKGEPNNHEDEDCVELYNDGWNDGKCSTQNSWICEKPSAPCPAF; encoded by the exons atggCAGAGATGTGTAACCCCAAGGAGCCGAGTGGTTCTG AGGAGGAGACATTTGGGGGCCAGGGATTGGCTGAGAGACACCCTGGACTCCTACGCAGTTTGAGGAGCTCACCAG GGTGTCTGACCCGGAACCCTCTGCCCCCCCTGCTGCTCTTCATCTCACTGGGTTTCTTCATGCTCCAGCTGACCACCCTGGTTCAAG TTTCCAGGATCCAGTTCCTGCAGAGAGATTTGGGGGACCACCACGCGGAGAACAACAGCCTGGATGAGGGGCTGGACGCTGGGTTCCGGA GTCCTCTCCCTCCAGTTGATGGTGCACAGGTGCAGATGCAATCAAACCTGGAGGAGATCCTGCAGCACCTGACCTGGATGAATGCCACCCTGG GTGGCCTGTGCCATCCCTGTCCTTGGAATTGGGAACTCTTCCAGGGAAGGTGCTACTTATTCTCCTGGACCCAGACTGACTGGAAATCTGCTGTCTCCGCCTGTCAGGACATTGGGGCCCGGATGGTGATCATCAAGAGTCCTGAGGAGCAG aAATTCCTGAAGATTTGGTATGTCAGATATAATAAACCTTCCTGGATTGGCCTCAGTGACCACCACAATGAGGGTTCCTGGAAATGGGTGGACAACAGCCCCCTCCAACTCAG CTTCTGGAAAAAAGGGGAACCCAACAACCACGAAGATGAGGACTGTGTGGAATTGTACAACGATGGCTGGAATGATGGCAAATGTAGCACACAAAACTCCTGGATCTGTGAGAAGCCCTCGGCTCCCTGCCCAGCCTTCTAA